Part of the Eleginops maclovinus isolate JMC-PN-2008 ecotype Puerto Natales chromosome 3, JC_Emac_rtc_rv5, whole genome shotgun sequence genome is shown below.
ATTCAAACCTCCTGTTTTCTTAAATTGAGcatctgctctgctgtgatttcTATGTATCCTGAAACAAAACTGGCATATTATTCTCAGAAATATCAGATTTGTTCCCAATAAAGCTGCGAAAATCTTTGCAACCACAGAAGACCTGAATGCCAGTGTAGGCGAGATGATGCTCCATCACCTGCTCcatttgcattcatttacaTTCATCTGTGTAACTGTCATGTCGTTATTAATGATTGATTATCCTGCTCTATTGGAAGAACAAACATCTCAGGAATATTTTTATTATGACTGAACTTAAGggaataagaaaaacacaatttagaaTACATAGTACATAaatcactgtctctctctcacgAAGCTGATCTAAACGACCATTGTTGTGTTGAGATGGAGGTTTAAAATGAGCTTCTGCCCTGCTTTAATTTCTGTCTGCAGATCAGAAGCAGTTCAGAGAAACTTCAGCTAACACCAAACACAGAACAGCGTACTGCTGCCTCGTCATGAGGAAATGTTACCTCAGCCTGCTGCTAATCCTTCCTGTCACAATGTCAcagcattttacattttctctcagttttCCTGTCGTCACTGGCTCTGTGAAGCTCCAGGGCCTGGCTCTCCTCTCTGCATGCTGCAGGGGGTCAGTGCGGTGCATCCATGGGAGGAAATGTCTCACAGAGGGGCTCCTGGTTCATCCCCTCATCCGTCCACTCATTGTTCCTCTCCCAGCTGTCTCCCAGTACTGACACGGCCGTCGCTGTCTTCCTCACCTTCACATGTAAGCAAGCGTTCAGAGGACACTTTTATCTGTAAGTCAACGTCAGGTTTGTTATTAACCAATCAATCAAAGGTTCTTTATGTAGCCCAAGATCACAAAACGAGTCATACTTCTGGACCAGTGTCAGGACTTCAAAAGCGAACAGGAAATGATGAGCTTAACTGGATGATGTGGACAGACGTATATTCATTTCAATACCATATGTCAATATAAGGTTGAGGGTGTGGTTATAACCGTGGCTTGATTTATGTACATTTAGATTGAACCAAATCTATTAAAGGAGTGAACACATTATTAAAGCTATTATATTCCTTGTCGAAATGAATGTCAAAGTCACCCACAATAATGACTTTGTCCGTTTTAAGGACGAGGGGATGTTATCCACTCTTGTTTCTGGACGTTCATGTTTCCATTTTTGCAAACTCATGTTTTGAAGGCAACTTTATCTATTTCGCACATTTCGACACAAGGTCATTTCACTtcgctgatgcttttatccaaagcgagatgcaataaatgcaatcaaccatgaagaaagAAACCCAACAAAGAATCCTGCAGCttcaaaaacagcagagagaattgttttcttccattttttggGAACAGGAACATTTTCAATCTGTGACAGAAGATGTGTGGGCTTGTTGCTGTCCTCATATAATGTGGCGTGCGTAAGCCATTTTGGATCCTGGTtagcaaacaggtgtgttttagtTGAGTGGTATCTGGGTCCAACTCACAGAGAGGGAGTAGCAAAGAGCTGATGCAGAGCGAAGGGAtggagtgtatggtttaaccatGTCAAGAACACTTGAAACCGAATACTTGCAAGTCATAAATCACCTTAGAAGAAGGGTCATTTTCTCGTAGACTTCTATATAATCCTTCTATTTCAACCAGGAGAGTCTGTTGGTCATTAGAGGGAATGCAAGTCCTTTTAAGAACCAGATTTTGCCACCTGGTGCTAAGACACTGAGTATAATTTGAATATGATATGAGTACGGTTTTTCCATTCAGCAAccaacacaaaagaaaacatcgtgaataattgtattaaaaaaagactgttCAGACCGTCTGATTTCAAAAGATTCACAGGATACTCTTCGCTTCTGAATCCAAGAACATAAACCTccattgtttgtttctttgcacAACCCTTTGATGGAGCTACAGATGCTCTCCTCTGCTCAGTGAGATGCATGGTCATTTGATTTTTGCCCGACTTATTGGCTTTCTGTAGAGCAGCGTGAGAGATTGGCATCAGTGCAcatttgttagtgtgtgttatCAAGAGAGGAACACAGGTGAAGCTGCATTGATCAACTCTGAAGCCTTTTGGTCTCACTCACTTCATGAACCCTCCATGCACAATGAGTATGTCTAGGATGTAAAGAGCAGGTTTGAAACCAAATCTTTTCTCAATAATTATTTATGGTAGGTGCATTGTTTGAGTCTGGGACTCCAAAAATGACATTGTAGCTATTTTGCATCTGagaataaagcctttgaatcttgaattatctgcttctctttctccagGTGTCACATCGGTGCTGGGGAACGGCACGTCGTTGTTAATGTTCTGCAGGAGACGAAAGAAGCTCAGACCTCCAGAGCTCATGACAATCAACCTGGCCCTCTGCGACTTAGGCTTCAGCCTCTTGGGGACGCCATTTTTCATCATTTCCTGGTACATAAAACATTGTTATTGACTACTTAGTGGCCAGGCATAGCTCCAGATTGATGCAATGAAAGAGGccagtgtgtgtacctgtagaGAACTGCAAAAAACTGGGTCCACCTGGCTGGACTTGAGTTAGCACCTATGCTAACCCAAAATATGTGCTAATAGCTTATTTACTCATGATTTGAAGACCATGAAAATGATACTGAAACATGTGCACAGACTCATTCTGAAACTAATACAGTAGCTGCAGTAACACATCCCAAATGGGGACTGCACcactaatacaaataaaaccgAGACCGGTTTCGGTTGTTTGTCTGGGCTCGTGTGCTTCAGCTTCGGATAGTTTCACATATCTCCATTATGTCTCATGATGGTACTTTTTAAAGGGTGAATAATAAAGATTTGAGTTGATTTCTACCTATTTCAGCTGGAGTCATGCCTGGGTGTTTGGGGACACCGGCTGCCTCTGGTACGGCATTCAGGGTTTTCTGTTCGGCATCGGCTCGCTGCTCACCACCTGCCTCATCTCTCTGGACCGCTGCCTGAAGATCTGCTGCTTAAGATACGGCAAGTCTCAGATATCAATCCAATGAAGAAtgcaatgaaaatatatttactcaGTTGATGTATTTTAGAACATCTTTAAGGTactgttattttaatgttatgctACTTCAAACTCCCACTATACAGACTGTTAAACAAACCTCACTTACACAATATGCTGTATGTATTCTAGTCATTACAAGACCCTCGActttttcatttggatttaaataGATTTTAGAGCCAATTATCAATCGATTATTGCTTAGGTAACACTGAAGGTAAATTACAATCTGCTGAAGTTTCAAGAAAAAGGAGTAAAGTGAAATGTCAAGCAGTGAGGTTTGGTGCACATTAAGCTCACACATGACCTTTAATGGTCAAACTAAGTTCATTAAGTGGTTTCTTGCTTCTTTGCTATGCAGGTCAATGGATTGAGAGGCGCCATGTGTTACTGTCCTTAGTGCTGTTGTGGGTGTACACGTGTTTCTGGGCCGTCCTGCCTGCTTTTGGCTTTGGTAGTTATGGACCAGAGCCTTATGGGACCAGCTGCACAATAAACTGGTAATTTAAACAGGACAtataatgcttattttcaggttcatatctgtattttgttcctcttctgtctccatgctttaatgttcaaaaagctctttatgtttctcatactgcctgtgctggagcacctcttttcaccctctgtctgaaaccagagcccagtctgttctgattggttagctggtcggctctgttgtaactgatcaaccacttagagacGTCCCTTAGGGAACAACGGGGTCCCATGGATTCCTCATAAATCAAAAGTGTTTTAGAGATTCGAGCACAGGTCAAGGAAGCCAGCATGTTTCCTCTatcctgtgtttctgtttcaagGTGGAGAATAAAGACGTCTCTAAATGACAGAATCTATATCTTCCTCATCTTGATGTTGTGCTTCGGATTTCCTGCACTCACCATCGTGGCTTCATATTTGATCATCCTGCTGACGGTGAGGAAAACGAGGCTGTAATTATTCTGCTTAGTGGCTCTTTGATTGCCCGTGGTGCAGTGATGTATTTTTGAaggccgacccagaagttagcatggTAAGGGCTCTCATGACAAAAAGCAATTTCTTccaaacgtttttttaaatctggGTGCATACTCAGTGGGCTTAAGTGACCATATAACATTGTTGTTGAAGCTTTTCACTCATGATGTGTAGACAGAATAGATGCTaccaacacacatgcacagcctCAGACTCACTGTAAAACCAAATGATTTATTAAGCTTTTGTtgaccacagaccttatttaagGCTTGACCGGttcaaaaaaccattgacttcaaAATGTAGGAACCTGAAGGGATAAAATGGTAacttatttccaggttttaggactcattcctgcacctctgtGTGGAATTGGAACATAGGAACTCTGGCACCACCTTGTGATTGTTTGAAACGTAGATATTCTGTGTACCCCCACCTCCTCTGTGATACAACAGGGGATTCATCCAAACAAACTCGATATACAAAGGTCTATTGACCGAGATGCTCTGGGCTTTAAAAAACTTTAAGATTAATCGgctgtcatttttgtttgtggtaGTTTTAAATATCCCCGCCAGCATGTTTTGAGAAAACAATACTGCTTTTGTTTCATGGTTTTGAAACCCCATTTTTGATATGCTTTACGCTTGAATACGTTTATAGAATCATTCAAGTTTATCCTATGGGTTGATCACACATTTTATGTGGTGAAATAAACTCAGATAACAGGTTTATCTTTGCGTTACACAAATCTACTACAGCACAGGTCTCCAGAGGAAATATGTGCAGCCTCTTGGAGTTCATCATTAAAGTTGTTTTTCCCCAGGACCCATGGGTCTCTAATGGGGAGTTTGTGACCTTTAGTGGTTTCTGTGAGTAACTGCAGGGGGGTGGGCAGCGAAATTATGGTTTCAGATTACTTTATcacaaaatagaaatgtgtctttggaCATCGGCATACAAAACAACAGTCACCATACACAGTACGACATACAGTTCACACACAACACGACGAGTATGCATGTTCAAGTCTAAAAGTGGAAGGTGGTTTTCATAAAAAAAGTGCAACGTTTTTTTGTCTGATTTCAGTTTGTTGTGGAATCTAATTTTGTCTGTAAAGTTAAATCATTTCTGTCACTACTGTGTGTTGGTATCCTGTTGAATTTGAAATCCCATGGTtcgttaaaatacatttgaagaacTGCGTCTGCAACTGTTGCTTCTTTTTCCAGGTTTACAGATCCAATCGTACTCTGGCATCCATACCGTCCGCCTCCGTCACTCACAGTGGAAAAGAACTGAGACTTGCAAAGGTAAAccaataaatattgtttcatACTCTGtcaatctgtctgtctgtctgtctgtctgtctgtctgtctgtctgtctgtctgtctgtctgtctgtctgtctgtctgtctgtctgtctgtctgtctgtctgtctgtctgtctgtctgtctgtctgtctgtctgtctgtctgtctgtctgtctgtctgtctgtctgtctgtctgtctgtctgtctatctatctatctatcttttaAAGCACCTTCTATTACTGCTGGATATTATAACATGTAACCaatgaggatgtgtgtgtgtttcagatagCAGCGGTGGTGTGTGCCTCCTTCCTCATCGCCTGGCTGCCGTACGCCACCATTTCTCTGATCTCTGCGCTCATCCCCAGAGAGGACCAGGAGGCGTCTCTACACACCGTGGTGGAGGAGTCCAGCTCTGCCAATCCCCCAAAGATCCTGGACGTCGCCTCGCTGCTCAACTGGACGGGTACAGAATATTACAGACAAATCTACTACAACCCTGAGACCAGGTGGAGCGGCTCGGACATTAATTCAGCCTCCATCGCCTCCCTGACTGAACCCAGCAGCCCCAAGTCGGCCTTTCCTCCTTTAGTCACCTTAATCCCAGCTATGTTTGCAAAGTCCCACACCGTGCTCAACCCTCTGATCTACCACATCATGAACCGGGAGTTCAGGTACGACATGTACGCCATGATATTTGGCCAGGAGAAGGCGGAGAAGAGGCGGATGTCCATGAACCTGGAGAGACACAGCAGAAAACTGAGCAAACAAAAGAGAAGGGAGAGTAGGAGTAGAGGGAGATTCAACTCCTGGGTAGATACAACCTCAGTTGGTGGGGAGACACTGACTTTAACACCTTGGACACTGAAGGCAACATGGAGAGACACTGCAGCATTGGTGGAGAGATGACAAGGAGAGACCAGAGACGCTCCACGTCCAGCTCTGTGTGACAGatggatagacagatagatactGAAAACATGTGCTGTAAAACAACCTATTTTTGGTCTACTTCgctaaaatgaaatgaaaataaacattgtgtttgCAATGAGTCCTTTTCTTCTCGTGCTGAAGCAACACTTATAAGGTGTTTTCTTACCTTGTTGTCTTGTCAGTTGTATAAACAGGAACTGTTCCTTTAAACTAGCTCAACTGGCTGAATAGCTTTGTATTTGGGAaaccaaatatatttaagaaatatcAGTGAAAATCTATCCTGAAATTCAAACACGTTTTCTACAGATGCAACATGTAATGATCTCCAGGAGGGATGTCGGATAGCACTGCAATTGAcgatttatttcaaataatctGCTTATTAAAATGCTGCTTAGTTTCAACTGTAACATCTACCTCTGTGACAAGATGTCAACTTCAAACTACACATATAGTCAGAGTTAGGAAtgaactaagtacatttactcaagtactgtaatcAAGAACAATTCttcagttcacctgcagtaaatccagcagctaccctgcagtatacaaagccattcaaactagctgcacctttaccagctctgagaacactttaatgatcaatcattataaaacatatcagagatattattctgaaatggaccaatcagacaatgactacttttactgtcgctactttaagtacatttagaggagagtactttctactttcactggaggaacatttagaatacttttactgtgacagagtattcatacactctggtacttctactttactcaagtacaagacctgagtacttctactttactcaagtacaagacctgagtacttctactttactcaagtacaagacctgagtacttctactttactcaagtacaagacctgagtacttctactttactcaagtacaagatctgagtacttctactttactcaagtacaggacctgagtacttctactttactgaagtacaagatctgagtacttctactttactcaagtacaggacctgagtacttctactttactcaagtacaagatctgagtacttctactttactcaagaacaagatctgagtacttctactttactcaagtacaggacctgagtacttctactttactcaagtacaagatctgagtacttctactttactcaagtacaagacctgagtacttctacttttactcaagtaaaagatctgagtacttctacttttactcaagtacaagatctgagtacttctacttttactcaagtacatgacctgagtacttctacttttactcaagtacaggatctgagtacttctacttttactcaagtacatgatctgattacttctacttttactcaagtacaggatctgagtacttctactttactcaagtacaggatctgagtacttctacttttactgaagtacatgatctgagtacttctactttactcaagtacaagatatgagtacttctactttactcaagtaaaagatctgagtacttctacttctactcaagtacaagatctgagtacttctacttttactcaagtacaagatctgagtacttctacttttactcaagtacaggatctgagtacttctacttttactcaagtacaagatctgagtacttctactttactcaagttcaagatctgagtacttctactttactcaagtaaaagatctgaatacttctacttctactcaagtacaagatctgagtattctACTTTtagagtacttctacttttactcaagtacaagatctgcgtacttcttcctcctctgcaccTATAGTCGGATACGACATAGAATGGTAAAAGGAAGGATGCATCCTTAACCCATTATCATGTAAGCTGTACAGCACTTAAATGTCTGATCAATTTCCTGTTAATCAAATTACCCTAAACCAGATTGGGACACAGTGAAAGTGGGACGGTGTGTCTGAAGTAGCAGGTGGTGTAATCCCGTTTTAAAAAGTTTGATTGAgcacttttattattattattattattgtatgtttATCCAAATCTGAACTGTTTCTTGTgcaaaacaaatggaaacaactagctattgttgttttgtgtggtCCTGTATTCCACATGAATCAAACAGCAGTGCCCCTGTACTCGCGTGTTTACGGTATCGGTGATCTCCTATCCTGCAGCCCTTGCTCCTGTCTGCGGTCACATCTTGTTGCCAGATCTTCCCTGACGCGGTGACAcggtgtttctgtgtttccatTCACGCTCTGCGTCATTTTCTTTCGTTAAATCAAGTTTATTTTTGCAGAACCCCGCACCGAGGCGCAGCTCCGG
Proteins encoded:
- the opn9 gene encoding opsin 9; this encodes MGGNVSQRGSWFIPSSVHSLFLSQLSPSTDTAVAVFLTFTCVTSVLGNGTSLLMFCRRRKKLRPPELMTINLALCDLGFSLLGTPFFIISCWSHAWVFGDTGCLWYGIQGFLFGIGSLLTTCLISLDRCLKICCLRYGQWIERRHVLLSLVLLWVYTCFWAVLPAFGFGSYGPEPYGTSCTINWWRIKTSLNDRIYIFLILMLCFGFPALTIVASYLIILLTVYRSNRTLASIPSASVTHSGKELRLAKIAAVVCASFLIAWLPYATISLISALIPREDQEASLHTVVEESSSANPPKILDVASLLNWTGTEYYRQIYYNPETRWSGSDINSASIASLTEPSSPKSAFPPLVTLIPAMFAKSHTVLNPLIYHIMNREFRYDMYAMIFGQEKAEKRRMSMNLERHSRKLSKQKRRESRSRGRFNSWVDTTSVGGETLTLTPWTLKATWRDTAALVER